In the Fusarium oxysporum f. sp. lycopersici 4287 chromosome 9, whole genome shotgun sequence genome, one interval contains:
- a CDS encoding xylan 1,4-beta-xylosidase: MPQATNPILPGFNPDPSICRVGDDYYIATSTFEWFPGVQIHHSKDLANWTLIVRPVNRKSQLDMRGEPDSCGVWAPCLTHDGDKFWLVYTDVKRKDGSFKDAHNYIITAPAIEGPWSDPVYANSSGFDPSLFHDDDGRKWFNNMTWDHRARPHLFSGIFLQEFDPKQGKLVGPKKNIFKGTDLAYVEGSHLYKRNGWYYLSTAEGGTGYTHAMTLARSRNIWGPYEVHPQKHVVTSKDAPNAALQRAGHADIVDTPDGKTYIVHLTGRPVTQKRRSVLGRETAIQEAYWGDDDWLYIKNGPVPSLHVDLPAARDDTAYWEEKRYTFTDKLHIDFQWLRTPEPERIFNIKNNQLSLIGRESVGSWFEQALVARRQTHFSYDAETVITYSPEDERQFAGLTAYYCRFNFFYLTVTATAAGQRELQIISSEESFPIGRLERPFAEPVEIPNEGKVRLAVSVRAGSTLQFYYALEGQELKEIGPVYDASILSDECGGHPKDGSFTGAFVGMACSDVNGLAKEAQFDYFVYRPVHDKLDRYEI, from the coding sequence ATGCCACAGGCCACAAACCCCATCCTTCCGGGCTTCAATCCCGACCCGTCAATCTGCCGCGTCGGTGATGACTACTACATCGCTACATCCACCTTTGAGTGGTTCCCCGGCGTTCAGATCCATCACTCCAAAGACCTCGCCAACTGGACTCTCATCGTGCGTCCAGTGAACCGCAAGAGTCAGCTCGACATGCGCGGTGAGCCTGATAGCTGCGGTGTCTGGGCGCCCTGCCTGACGCACGATGGAGACAAGTTCTGGCTCGTGTACACGGACGTCAAGCGCAAGGACGGTTCGTTCAAGGATGCGCATAACTACATTATCACTGCGCCTGCTATCGAGGGGCCGTGGAGTGATCCTGTGTACGCTAATTCCTCTGGCTTTGATCCATCGCTgtttcatgatgatgacggtcGCAAATGGTTCAACAACATGACCTGGGATCATCGCGCTCGTCCTCATCTGTTCTCTGGTATCTTTCTTCAAGAGTTCGATCCTAAGCAGGGTAAACTAGTGGGgccaaagaagaacatcTTCAAGGGTACAGATCTGGCTTATGTTGAGGGATCGCATTTGTATAAGCGCAATGGATGGTATTACCTCTCTACAGCAGAGGGCGGCACAGGCTATACCCATGCCATGACCCTCGCGCGATCACGAAACATCTGGGGTCCTTATGAAGTTCATCCCCAGAAACACGTCGTCACTTCAAAAGACGCACCCAACGCAGCGCTCCAAAGAGCTGGACACGCTGATATTGTGGATACACCCGATGGCAAGACCTACATCGTGCATTTGACCGGGCGCCCTGTTACCCAAAAGCGACGTTCAGTCTTGGGTCGAGAAACAGCTATTCAAGAAGCTTACTGGGGTGATGACGACTGGCTGTACATCAAGAACGGTCCCGTCCCAAGTCTTCATGTAGATCTCCCTGCTGCACGCGACGACACAGCGTACTGGGAAGAAAAGCGATATACTTTTACCGACAAACTCCATATTGACTTCCAATGGCTACGAACACCTGAACCAGAgcgcatcttcaacatcaagaacaaccaACTCAGTCTCATCGGTCGAGAGTCCGTCGGTTCATGGTTCGAACAAGCCCTCGTCGCGCGTCGTCAAACCCACTTCTCCTACGACGCCGAAACGGTGATAACCTACTCCCCCGAAGACGAGCGCCAATTCGCCGGTCTAACAGCCTACTACTGCcgcttcaacttcttctacCTAACCGTAaccgccaccgccgccgGCCAACGCGAGCTACAAATCATCTCCTCCGAAGAGTCATTCCCAATAGGTCGTCTAGAGCGTCCCTTCGCCGAGCCCGTGGAAATTCCCAACGAGGGCAAGGTTCGACTTGCGGTTAGTGTTCGTGCGGGAAGCACACTTCAGTTTTACTACGCTCTTGAAGGGCAGGAGTTGAAGGAGATTGGACCTGTGTATGATGCTTCTATCCTGTCGGATGAGTGTGGAGGACATCCTAAGGATGGAAGTTTCACGGGTGCGTTTGTGGGCATGGCGTGTTCGGATGTTAATGGGCTTGCGAAGGAGGCGCAGTTTGATTACTTTGTTTATAGGCCTGTGCATGATAAGTTGGATCGATATGAGATATAG